Proteins encoded in a region of the Quercus lobata isolate SW786 chromosome 8, ValleyOak3.0 Primary Assembly, whole genome shotgun sequence genome:
- the LOC115954424 gene encoding vacuolar protein sorting-associated protein 24 homolog 1-like codes for MDKFKSVLKPKANPQEQLRGWQRRLRQECRNIERQIRDVQREEKSVHKAIREAAKRNDMGSAKALAKEIVMSRKAVNRLYENKAQLNSISMHLGESVAISRTVGHLSKSAEVMKLVNNLMKAPEVAATMQEFSKEMTKAGVIEEFVNDAVDTALDSEDIEEETEEEVDKVLTEIAGETAAQLPEAVRKERTKLPAQRASTSQEEEAIAEGADDEEELEELRARLAKVRS; via the exons atggacAAATTTAAGAGCGTGTTAAAGCCCAAAGCTAACCCACAAGAGCAATTGAGAGGTTGGCAGCGACGCCTCCGCCAAGAGTGCCGCAACATCGAGCGACAAATCAGAG ATGTtcagagagaggagaagagtgTGCATAAAGCAATTAGAGAGGCTGCAAAGAGAAATGACATGGGCTCAGCAaag GCACTTGCAAAGGAAATTGTGATGTCAAGAAAGGCTGTGAATCGCCTTTACGAGAATAAAGCCCAACTTAATTCAATCTCAATGCACCTTGGAGAAAGTGTTG CAATTTCTCGTACTGTTGGTCATTTGTCCAAGAGTGCAGAGGTCATGAAACTTGTCAATAACCTCATGAAAGCTCCAGAAGTGGCAGCCACAATGCAAGAATTTAGCAAAGAAATGACCAAG gCAGGAGTGATTGAAGAATTTGTGAATGATGCTGTTGACACTGCATTGGATTCAGAAGATATAGAAGAAGAAACTGAAGAAGAAGTTGATAAGGTCCTGACTGAAATAGCTGGTGAGACGGCTGCGCAGCTTCCAGAAGCTGTCAGGAAGGAGAGGACAAAGTTACCTGCCCAGAGAGCTAGTACTTCACAAGAA GAAGAAGCTATTGCTGAGGGAGCAGACGATGAGGAAGAGCTGGAAGAGTTAAGAGCACGGCTTGCTAAAGTGAGATCATAA
- the LOC115956021 gene encoding serine carboxypeptidase-like: MESSKISLSVLFTFMSLFSLSSSINFNEDLHIARSNLPSVQAEKFIRDLNLFPKTEINVVDRPGFSSAAAAPKKIVEKRFAFPDLVGSGVTVDDLGHHAGYYDIEHSHAARLFYFFFESRTNKKDPVVIWLTGGPGCSSELAMFYENGPFSIANNMSLVWNEYGWDKASNLLYVDQPTGTGFSYTSDKRDIRHNEDGVSNDLYDFLQAFFAEHPEFAENDFYITGESYAGHYIPAFAARVHRGNKANEGIHINLKGFAIGNGLTDPAIQYKAYTDYALDMGLISKTAYNRISKVIPVCETAIKLCGTDGTISCVASYFVCNTIFSSIMALAGDINYYDIRKKCEGTLCYDFSNMDKFLNQESVRDALGVGDLDFVSCSPTVYQAMLVDWMRNLEVGIPTLLEDGIKLLVYAGEYDLICNWLGNSRWVHAMEWSGQKNFVASPEVQFEVNNSTAGVLKSHGPLSFLKVHNAGHMVPMDQPKAALEMLTRWTQGKLSEVPSDDTGILIAEM, from the exons atggagtcctcaaaaatctctctctctgttctaTTCACTTTCATgtccctcttctctctctcttcctcgaTCAACTTCAACGAGGACCTTCATATAGCAAGGTCGAACCTGCCGTCGGTCCAAGCCGAGAAGTTTATCAGAGACCTCAATTTGTTCCCCAAAACCGAAATCAACGTCGTCGACCGTCCAGGTTTCTCCTCCGCCGCCGCCGCACCAAAGAAGATCGTCGAGAAACGGTTCGCTTTTCCCGACCTCGTCGGCTCCGGAGTCACCGTCGACGATTTGGGCCACCACGCTGGCTACTACGATATCGAGCATTCCCATGCCGCTAG GTTGTTCTACTTTTTCTTTGAATCACGCACCAACAAGAAAGACCCTGTTGTTATCTGGTTGACCGGAGGGCCGGGATGTAGTAGTGAATTGGCCATGTTTTATGAAAATGGTCCTTTTTCTATTGCAAACAACATGTCTCTTGTGTGGAACGAGTACGGTTGGGACAAG GCATCAAACCTCCTCTATGTTGATCAACCAACTGGGACTGGCTTTAGTTATACTTCTGATAAACGTGACATCCGTCACAATGAAGACGGTGTTAGTAATGACCTTTATGACTTCTTACAG GCTTTCTTTGCGGAGCATCCTGAATTTGCAGAGAATGACTTCTACATAACTGGGGAATCTTATGCTGGGCACTACATCCCTGCCTTTGCTGCTCGAGTTCACCGTGGAAACAAAGCTAACGAAGGAATTCATATAAACCTAAAG GGATTTGCCATTGGTAATGGACTTACTGACCCTGCAATCCAATATAAAGCTTACACTGATTATGCACTGGACATGGGCTTGATTTCAAAAACTGCTTACAATCGCATTAGCAAGGTGATTCCGGTCTGTGAAACTGCGATCAAGCTTTGTG gcaCTGATGGTACAATCTCTTGTGTGGCTTCATATTTTGTTTGCAATACTATATTCAGTAGCATCATGGCCCTTGCTGGCGATATCAAT TATTATGACATTAGAAAGAAGTGTGAGGGGACCCTCTGTTATGATTTCTCAAACATGGATAAGTTCCTAAACCAGGAATCTGTTAGGGATGCACTAGGAGTTGGGGATTTAGACTTTGTGTCGTGTAGCCCTACAGTGTATCAGGCCATGTTGGTGGACTGGATGAGGAATCTCGAAGTGGGTATTCCTACACTTCTTGAGGATGGAATCAAATTGCTTGTGTATGCTGGAGAATATGATCTCATATGCAACTGGCTTG GTAACTCAAGATGGGTTCATGCTATGGAATGGTCTGGTCAGAAAAATTTTGTAGCATCCCCTGAAGTTCAATTTGAAGTCAATAATTCAACAGCTGGAGTACTGAAAAGCCATGGACCTCTCAGTTTCCTtaag GTCCACAATGCGGGTCACATGGTTCCTATGGACCAGCCCAAAGCTGCATTAGAGATGCTGACAAGGTGGACTCAGGGCAAACTTTCTGAAGTGCCATCTGATGATACTGGAATATTGATTGCTGAGATGTGA
- the LOC115955895 gene encoding uncharacterized protein LOC115955895, with product MASMLGFLPNHSLYSRALWAPSVSINHFVASPSHTSTVSYLSSNNTHQLKLKHFPQPQASSSEGIPGELIEDSKFVPLNAEDPRYGPPALLLLGFEVEEAMKIQQLLKELDGEFLEIIFCTEDMITRPLWEAMNTRQPRLEAVKVAKSLPRICFLSGLSGEEMMVLIDAFPETGLEPAVFAALVPNSADKPLQELIEEIMGDHEMLTAKQPSST from the exons ATGGCGTCCATGCTTGGGTTTTTACCAAACCATTCTCTGTACTCTCGAGCGCTATGGGCCCCTTCAGTCTCCATAAACCATTTTGTAGCTTCACCTTCACATACTTCAACTGTTTCATATTTATCCTCAAACAACACCCATCAGCTGAAGCTCAAGCATTTCCCACAACCGCaagcatcttcttctgaag GAATTCCTGGTGAGTTAATTGAAGACTCAAAGTTTGTACCTTTGAATGCTGAGGATCCCAGATATGGTCCACCT GCTTTATTGTTATTGGGCTTTGAAGTGGAAGAGGCCATGAAG ATACAACAGCTTTTGAAAGAGTTGGATGGTGAATTCCTTGAG ATTATTTTTTGTACTGAAGACATGATTACTCGTCCCCTTTGGGAAGCAATGAATACAAGGCAGCCCCGTTTGGAAGCAGTAAAG GTAGCCAAGTCACTGCCACGGATCTGCTTCTTATCTGGTCTAAGTGGAGAGGAGATGATGGTGTTGATTGATGCCTTTCCAGAAACTG GACTAGAACCAGCCGTATTTGCGGCACTTGTTCCCAATAGTGCTGATAAGCCGCTCCAGGAGTTGATAGAAGAGATTATGGGGGACCATGAAATGCTG ACTGCAAAGCAACCCAGTTCGACATAG
- the LOC115955894 gene encoding U11/U12 small nuclear ribonucleoprotein 31 kDa protein — translation MVRKKQTDSSDDEDDTFYYRYPSSSSSNPASTTTSKPQQNPNANDNRAAKTKGGSKGLAPSKSTLYVSNLDYTLTNSDLHTLFSTFGKIARVTVLKDRVTRQSRGVAFVQFVSQDHALSSARQMHGKILNGRTISASIAADNGRAPEFIRKRVYKDKSRCYECGDDGHLSYECPKNQLGPRERPVPKKPRGGGGGGGSGGGGFRIGDRGYDDEEEEEEEEEEVVGLEDDNWASVVDGGANQRLLTDGVVEVEEKKRKKVKKASYFSDESEEDE, via the coding sequence ATGGTGCGGAAGAAGCAAACCGATAGCAGCGACGATGAAGACGACACCTTCTATTACCGCTacccttcttcctcttcttcaaacCCAGCATCTACCACAACCTCAAAACCCCAACAAAACCCCAACGCCAACGATAACAGAGCCGCCAAAACCAAAGGTGGGTCTAAAGGGCTAGCCCCATCAAAATCAACGCTCTACGTATCAAACCTAGACTACACCCTCACCAACTCCGACCTCCACACTCTCTTCTCCACCTTCGGCAAAATCGCCCGCGTCACCGTCCTCAAAGACCGCGTCACCCGCCAAAGCCGCGGCGTCGCTTTCGTCCAGTTCGTCTCCCAGGACCACGCTCTCTCCTCGGCGCGTCAAATGCACGGGAAGATCCTCAACGGGCGAACCATCTCGGCTTCCATTGCCGCCGACAATGGGCGAGCTCCTGAGTTTATTCGGAAGCGCGTGTACAAGGATAAGTCTCGGTGTTATGAGTGTGGGGACGATGGGCACCTTTCCTATGAGTGTCCTAAGAATCAGCTGGGTCCTAGGGAGCGACCTGTTCCGAAAAAGCCAcgtggcggtggcggtggcggtggcagtggtggtggtgggtttcggATTGGAGATCGTGGTtatgatgatgaggaggaggaggaggaggaggaggaagaggtgGTGGGATTGGAGGATGATAATTGGGCGTCGGTGGTGGACGGTGGGGCTAACCAGCGGTTATTGACTGATGGGGTTGTTGAGgttgaggagaagaagaggaagaaagttAAGAAAGCTAGCTACTTCAGCGATGAGAGTGAAGAGGATGAGtga